The following are from one region of the Noviherbaspirillum sedimenti genome:
- a CDS encoding NAD(P)H-dependent oxidoreductase, which yields MNMPPSILVVYAHPASHGSRVNRLMADAARSLAHVNVHDLYETYPDFDINVRHEQALLGKTDLIVFQHPILWYSMPSLLKEWLDVVLESGWAHGHGGNALHGKDFWLVATAGGSNEAYQAGGYHGREFSAFLPPFQQTAALCGMRWLPPYILHGAHRIDDATVARHVEGYVAQLADYPNWCGAATVHFPGFGQDWSGDTSPG from the coding sequence ATGAACATGCCTCCCAGCATTCTTGTTGTATACGCGCATCCAGCCTCGCACGGCTCCCGCGTCAACCGGCTGATGGCGGATGCGGCGCGCTCGCTTGCCCATGTGAATGTGCATGACCTGTACGAGACCTATCCAGATTTCGATATCAATGTGCGGCATGAGCAGGCACTGCTGGGCAAGACGGACCTGATTGTGTTCCAGCATCCGATCCTGTGGTACAGCATGCCGTCGCTCCTGAAGGAATGGCTCGATGTGGTGCTGGAAAGCGGCTGGGCCCATGGCCACGGCGGCAACGCGCTGCACGGCAAGGACTTCTGGCTGGTGGCGACCGCCGGCGGCTCGAACGAGGCTTATCAGGCGGGCGGCTATCATGGCCGCGAATTCTCGGCGTTCTTGCCGCCTTTTCAGCAAACCGCCGCCTTGTGCGGCATGCGCTGGCTGCCGCCTTATATTCTCCATGGCGCGCACCGGATCGACGATGCGACAGTGGCCCGGCACGTTGAAGGCTATGTGGCGCAACTGGCGGATTACCCGAACTGGTGCGGCGCGGCGACCGTGCATTTCCCGGGCTTCGGACAGGACTGGTCGGGCGATACTTCCCCGGGATAG